The Lewinellaceae bacterium DNA window AATGCCAGGGTTGCCAACAGGACCATCCGAACGGGGAATTTTGCAGATGTTTCCCGGCCGGAATGCACTTCCTTTTCAGGCTCCCGTTTACCAACTTCTCCGGGAGGATAACCATACTTCTCCCGGAAACATTTGATGAAATAGGATACACTGCCGAATCCGACTTTGAAGGAAATTTCCGAAACCGTGCCGGATGTTTCTTTCAGCATCTCCATAGCAATCTCCAGCCGGATCTGACGGATGAACTGACTTGCCGACTGATCGGTAGCACACCGGACCTTCCTAAGCAAGGTTGACCGGCTCATATTCAGGGCTTCTGCCAATTCCGATACGCCAAACTTGTCATCAGAAGCATTTTCAACCACGACGGCAGTAACCTGACTTAGAAAATCCTCCTTGTTCGTTGTATCGTCCGACATCGTATTAATCGCCTGATTGAAGTCTGAGTTTTATGCTGTCACCTGGTACAATAAAATCGTTCCGGTACCCGCCACTCCACTGTGTTTTGCGTCATAGTTTACAGGTCTGCGCCATAAGTTTTATGCCAGAATCAAATCTTATGCTTTACGCTGCATTGATTATTGGCACTGCCTTGCGTCCTGCCAGACCTTTGTGAGGAACAAAGTTTAAAAATCAAATTACTAAAAACAAAGATTATGAAAACACTTCAAAACAACGCCCTGAAAGCACTTTTGATCCTTATTACAGTAGCCTTCTTGTTGCCCGCCTGCAGTCAAAGCAATGTCAGCAATCCCCAAAACAGCATCACCGCTCCTGATATGGATATGAATACGGCGGTGTTGTATAACAACCTGGAAGTTATCAGACAGCACATCGAGGCTGGCACCAACATCAATGCGAAAGAGCCCTTCAGTGGTTCCACACCGCTAATCACGGCTGCGACATTCGGCAAGACAGAAATCGCTAAACTGCTGATCGATGCCGGCGCCGATCTCTCCATCACCAATAATGATGGTTCCACACCGCTGCATGCTGCCGCCTTTTTTTGCCGGACAGAAATCGTGCAGATGCTGATCGATGCACATGCTGACCAGACGCTCAGAAATAATTTCGGAGCCACGCCCAGGGAAACCGTCATCGCGGCATTTTCCGAAATCAAACCGGTCTATGAAATGATGCAACAACAGTTGGCGCCCATGGGTCTGCAGTTGGACATGCAGCAACTTGAAAAAGCCCGCCCTGTCATCGCCATGATGTTACAGTAATTCATTTTTAAAAACAACAAATTATGCTAACTGAAAGAAGACATGATATCGACTGGCTGCGTGTTATTGCGATCGGATTGCTGCTCATCTATCACATCGCCATCGTATTCCAGCCGTGGGCAATGTTCATCGGATTTATTCGGAGTAACGAACCACTGAACGGGTTGTGGAAACCCATGTCCATGCTTAATGTCTGGCGTATCCCGCTTCTCTTCTTCGTCTCCGGTATGGGCGTTTATTTTGCCATGAGGAAGCGGAACTGGAAAGAACTGGTCGTGGAACGAAGCCGCCGGATTTTAATCCCTTTCCTTTTTGGAATGGTTGCCATTGTACCTTTGCATTTCCTGATTTTTCAGTCATACTATCATCTTCCTTCGAGTTATTACGCACATCCGGCGCATTTATGGTTCCTGGGAAATATTGCCGCCTATGTTCTAATCCTTTTGCCTCTCTTCTACTACCTGAAGAAAATCGAGGGAAGCCGCTTTAAGCATGGAATAGCCCGTTATATGGGCAATCCTATCGGTCCATTGTCCATTTCGGTTTTCTTCATTCTTGAAATCCTGCTGGTTAAGCCTCAGACCTTTGAGTTGTATGCTCAGACGTGGCATGGGTTTTTCCTGGGAATTCTGGCATTCTTCTTCGGTTTCCTTTTTGTGTACAGTGGCAAGTTTTTCTGGCAAACCATGTTGAAATGGAGATGGCTTTACCTTGGTTTAGCCGCCGCCTTATACATCGTGCGTTTATTGGTATTTGACCTGAAATCACCCGGATACCTTATGTCCATTGAATCCAATGGTTGGATCTTTGCCGTTTTTGGCTTCGGGTACAAATACCTGAACAGGCCCAGCGCTGCTTTGAGTTATCTGAGTCAGGCTGCCTATCCGGTCTACATTATCCACATGTTTGTATTGTATGCCGCAGCCATGTTCATCCTGCCTTTGGAATTACCGGTCATGGTAAAATTCCTTTCGATCATTCTGATCACCTTCGCCGGTTGCTTTATCGTTTATGAATTCATCATCCGGAGGCTAGGCTTATTGAGGCCTTTATTTGGATTGAAATGGAAAAACAAAAATTACGGAGAAGCGGGTATTCGTATAGAAGCTGGAACTTCTTATCCTGGATCAATTCATTAATCATTTTCCTGATATAATTTTGTGCCAATGAATACCAATTTCTGAGGATGAAAACGATATTTCATCAGGCATCCAGCAGAGGCCATGCGAATCACGGCTGGCTGGATACCTATCACACTTTCAGTTTTGCCGATTATTACGATCCCAACCGGATGCATTTCGGTGTCCTGAGAGTGCTCAATGATGATACCGTCAAGGGGGGTATGGGTTTCGGCAGGCACCCGCATAACAATATGGAGATCATCAGCATTCCTCTGAGCGGAGTACTGGCGCATGGTGATAGCATGGGCAATACAGGAATAATCCGCAAGGGTGAAGTGCAGGTTATGAGTGCCGGTACAGGAATATTGCATTCCGAAAAAAATGCCAGCCATACGGAAGAGGTCCAGTTTTTACAGATCTGGATATTCCCGAGGGAACAGAATCTGGAACCGAGATACGACCAGATTTCCCTGGCAGGTCTGGAAAAACCAAATGATTTTCAACAAATCGTATCTCCGGACAAAGAAGATGATGGCGCCTGGATCCATCAGGATGCGTGGTTTTTTATCGCCACAATGGATAGGGAATTATCAAAGACCTATACCCTCAAAAAAGAAGGCAACGGAGTCTATATATTTGTATTGGAAGGTAAAATAATCGTGGGCGATCAAGTACTCGAACGAAGAGATGGTTTGGGATTAACGGATTTAAAATCCTTTGATTTGTCTACACTTACCAAAGCTGAAGTGCTGATTATGGAAGTACCAATGAAATTACCGGGATAAGCCTATGAAAACAGGACGACTTGAGGCATTCAGCGATGGCGTGCTCGCCATTGTGATCACCATTATGGTATTGGAACTTAAAGTACCTGAAGGTTCGGATTTCGCGACCCTTAAGCCGCTCATACCAAAATTTTTATCCTACGTATTAAGCTTCATCTACCTGGGCATTTACTGGAATAATCATCATCATTTATTTCAGGCGATACAGAAAGTAAATGGGCGGGTGTTATGGGCAAATCTTACCTTACTTTTTGCATTATCCATCATACCCTTCACAACGGCCTGGATGGGTGAAAATCATTTTGACAAAAACCCGGTGGCATTGTATGGAATAAACCTTTTATTTTGCGCGATAGCCTTTCTTATCCTCGAAAAATCTGCAATAAAACACGAAGGTGCCGAATCTACCATAGGACAAGCCCTGAAGAATAAATCGAAGGAAATTATTTCAGTTGTAACATATTTGGTCGGTTTGGGTGTCTCCTTTATATATCCAAAGGTCAGCATCATTTGTTACGCTGCAGTTGCCATAATATGGTTGATTCCGGATTCAAGGATCGAAAAGCAATTAAAATAATTAAAGCATTGATGTTGTATTTCCCGATAAATAGACCACCGGTCATTATTGTTCATCAGCCAGCAGTCGAAGAAATATTACTTCGATCCATATTTGAGCCACCTGGTGTCTCCTTTTTGTCCATAACTGCTTGACCGCCTCAGGAATATCCCTATCATTGCAGCATGGGAGCCCGGAAACCATTGTATCCTACCAGCAGGGCAGTAAGACTTCTGGTTTATCTGGTATTTACCGTCTTTGTACGCTTCTACCGGATCCGGAAAGTTATGCCTTTGGAGGTCAGGAATTTAAAGTCTCCATATTTGTTGTTAAGCAATCATGTCGGTCATTGGGACCCTTTTATCATCGGTCATCTGTTGCCCCGGTTTACACATTTTGTTTCCTCGGATGCGGCCTTCAAAACCAGGGTAACCGGATTTTTCCTGCCCAGATTGGGTACCATACCCATCCAAAAAAATGTGCGGGACACCCGGGCTGTACGGGCTATTGCCGGTGTCATCCGTCAGGGTGAAAACGTGGGCTTGTTCCCCGAAGCCGTACGTACCTGGGCTGGCACCACCCTACCCATTGATCCATCCATTGGCAAACTGGTCAAGTTTCTGAATGTGCCGGTGATCGTTTCCGTCAGCCGTGGCATGAACCTGTTTAATCCACGGTGGTCTAAAAAAGTCCGACGGACTCCGGTCGAAATCGAATACCGGCTCCTGTTAGACGGCACCCGGATTGACCAACTGGAACCGGAAGCCATCCATCAGGCCATCGTGGATGCGTTGCAACATGATGAAGTGGATTATCAGCGCAAGCATCGCAACAAAATCCATGACAACCACCGGGCTGAGCACATCAGCCACACCTTGTTTGTGTGTCCTTCGTGCCACGCCATCGACCCATTCATCAGTGAAGGCAATGACTTTCACTGTTCTGGCTGTAACTATGATCTTCACATAAATGAGCTCGGTTTTTTTCAACCCAAAGGGCAAGGTCAAATCCATTTTGACAACATCCGGGACTGGTATGACTGGCAGATCGGTCAGATGGCGGCTTATGTCCGCCGGCATCTGACAAGTCAAAATGAAAATCCACTTTTTGAGGACAAACAGTCTTACATCTATTCCGATGCAACCGGAAAAAGCTTTCAAAGGCTCGGCCAGGGAGACATCCGGTTGTACCTGGACCGTATCGAAATGCATTTGACCGGTCGTGATCAGCCCATCATCTTAAGAATAGAAGAAATTTTAACCATTAATCCCCAGGTCCACGAAAAACTGGAAATCGGTTATACGGGCATCAATTACCGTTGCATCGGTGGAAGACCGGGTGTCTCCGGGCTTAAATGGGAAGTCGCCGTCAATGTCTTGTGGAAGGAGATGGGACAATGGCAAAAGCTGTCACCGTATCTGGAGATAACAGAGCGATAAAAGAAGTAGTACAGGGGACAAAGGCAAAAGAGGGGCATTGGCAAAAGAAGCTAACGACGGAATGTTTATTTGTTAGGTGTTTATTTGTTAGGTGTTTATTTGTTAGGTGTGTATTTGTTAGGTGTTTATGCGTTAGGTTGTTCACGTTGAAGATGCCTTAGTGCTCTCCCTTGCTTAGTATTGACCTCCTTGAACCAGAAGCCTGGATTGTATGACTGTATATTTGTACGGATGGATATCTGGATAGTTGTTTCACATTGAAGATTCCTTGGTGCTCTTCGTGCTCTCCTTTTCTAAGTGTTAATCCCCGGGTATAAGTATTCTAGGTGTTATTGGTGCCTTGGTGGTTAATTCCCTTTGTAAATCAAATTTCACCTCTCCTTCCTAAAATCTAAACCATAATGTATACTCATTTGTATAAATAAACGATATTTGTTGTTTAGAATTAGTCTAAGTACATAAAACTCGAGAATGAGCGACTCCATGCAAACGCTGGAACAGCATACCCAAAGCGACTACAAGTACGGGTTCACCAGCGAAATAGATACCGAAACCTTGCCGAAAGGGCTCAATGAGGAGGTGGTACGCCAGATCTCTGCCAAGAAAAATGAACCGGCATTCCTCACCGAATGGCGTCTGGATGCATTTCGCAAGTGGCAGCAGATGACGGAACCCCACTGGCCCAAAGTCACCTATCCGCCGATCGACTACCAGGACATCATCTACTATGCTGCGCCAAAGAAGAAGCCGGTGCTTAACAGCCTGGACGAAGCGGACCCCGAGCTGGTGCGTACCTTCGAACGACTGGGCATCCCCCTGGAAGAACAAAAGATCCTGGCAGGTGTCGCCGTAGATGCCGTCCTCGATTCGGTATCGGTTAAGACCACCTATAAAGAAAAGCTGGCCGAGCTCGGCATCATATTCAGCTCTTTCAGTGAGGCCGTTCAGGACCACCCGGAGTTGATCAAAAAATACCTGGGGAGCGTAGTATCCAACCAGGACAATTACTTCGCTGCCCTGAATGCCGCCGTATTCAGCGACGGCTCCTTTGTATTCGTTCCCAAAGGCGTCCGTTGCCCGATGGAACTCTCCACCTATTTCCGCATCAATACCGCCAATACCGGACAATTTGAGCGGACCCTGATTGTCGCCGAGGAGGGCAGTTATGTCAGTTACCTGGAAGGGTGTACCGCACCCATGCGTGACGAAAATCAGCTGCACGCCGCAGTGGTCGAATTAATCGCCCTGGACAACGCAGAAATAAAATATTCGACAGTCCAGAACTGGTATCCGGGCGATAAAGAAGGAAAAGGTGGCATCTATAACTTTGTGACCAAACGCGGTCTCTGTGCCGGCGTCCGGTCCAAAATATCCTGGACCCAGGTCGAGACCGGATCATCCATCACCTGGAAGTATCCCAGTTGCATCCTGCGGGGAGACAATTCCATCGGTGAGTTTTATTCGGTGGCGGTGACCAACAATTACCAGCAGGCCGACACCGGGACCAAAATGATCCATATAGGCAAAAACACCCGCAGCACCATCATATCCAAAGGGATATCCGCAGGCCGCAGCAACAACTCGTACCGCGGACTCGTGAAAGTGGGACGCAATGCGGATAATGCCCATAATTTTTCCCAGTGCGACTCGCTCCTCATGGGTGACCGCTGCGGAGCACATACCTTCCCCTACCTGGAGATTGAAAACAACTCGGCCCGGGTGGAACATGAAGCAACCACTTCAAAAATTGGAGAAGATCAGCTCTTCTACCTGCAACAGCGGGGGCTGAGTGAAGAAGACGCCATCAACATGATCGTCAACGGTTACTGTAAAGAGGTATTCAACGAATTGCCCATGGAGTTTGCCGTCGAAGCTCAGAAACTTCTGGCGATCAGTCTGGAAGGAAGCGTAGGATAATAGTTCACAGAATCATATAAGCATTAAATAAACAACATCAAGACCATGCTACATATTAATGACTTAAAGGTATCCATAGAAGATAAAGCGATCCTGAAGGGAATCAATCTGGATATCAAACCGGGGGAGGTACACGCCATCATGGGACCCAATGGAAGTGGCAAAAGTACCCTGGCCAATGTACTGGCCGGGCGGGAAGAATACGAAGTGACCGGTGGAACCGTTGAATTTGAAGGACATGACCTACTGGACATGGAAGTGGACGAACGTGCCCATGCCGGCATATTCCTCGCCTTCCAGTATCCGGTGGAGATCCCTGGTGTAAGCACCATGACTTTTCTGAAGAGCGCCATCAACGCGCAACGTACAGCCCGCGGTGAAGCCGAACTGAGCCCCATGGAAATGCTGAAGTTCCTCCGCGAAAAGACCAAGCTCCTGGGCATGGATGAGTCATTCCTCAAGCGGTCCCTCAATGAAGGATTTTCTGGTGGTGAAAAGAAACGGAATGAGATGCTGCAAATGGCTCTGTTGGAGCCCAAGCTGGCCATCCTGGACGAGACAGACAGCGGACTCGACATCGATGCCCTGAAGATCGTCTCCGATGCGGTCAATCAGCTGCGTTCACCGGATCGTTCTTTCATCATTGTAACCCACTACCAGCGCTTGTTGAATTACATCGTTCCGGATTTTGTACATGTACTCTATCAGGGCCGCATCGTGAAATCAGGCACTAAAGAACTGGCACTCCAACTGGAAGACCAGGGATATGACTGGATCAAAGCCGAAGCTGAAGCTGCATTGGCACAATAACAAATCCGAAAATTGCATCACCATATGTCGACCGTACTGCAAGACAAACAATCTACAACCAAAGAGTGGCTGGAAGAACGATTCCTTGAAACAACAGCAGGTAGCGCCCCCGGCCATCCTTTCGCGCAGTTCCGCCGCGCAGCTTTTGAGCAATTACAAGCCATGGCTTTTCCTACCCGCCGTGATGAAGACTGGAAATACACCAGTGTCAATCGGATACTGATTACACCGTTCAAATACGGCACCCTGGTTCCCATATCCACCGCGGAACTGGCAGGAAGTCAGATTCCCGGATTGGAAACCATACGAGTGGTCTTTGTCAATGGAATCTGGGACCCGTCTCTCTCGGACTTGAACCATCTTCCTGACTCCTGTACCCTGGAGCCGGTCCGACAGGCTATGGAAGACCAAACTAAAAAGGAATGGATCGAGATACAATCCGGATATACGGGCGGCACCGCACAGAATGCCTTCCTGCCGATGAACCTGGCGTTGGGAAATCATGGTATTTATCTCCACATCCCAAAAAACGAGGCTGTAGAACGGCCGATCCATTTTATTTACTTCAACACACCGGATGACCAGCCCCATTTCAGTCATCCCCAGATCTTTCTGCACGCCGAACGCAGCAGTGCAGTGACCATCATCGAAGATCACCGCGCCCTCGCCGGTGCCGGCACTTCCCTGACCAATGCCGGTGTTTGGGTCGATGTGGAAGCCAATGCAAATGTGCATCACTACCGGTTGCAACAGCACAATCCGGAGTCTTATCAGATCCACAATACCCTGGTGCACCAGGACCGCGACAGCGTGTACAATTCGTATGTCGTAGACCTCGGAGGACGCATTATCCGCAACAATCTGAGCACCGAGTTGGACGAAAGCAACACGGAAACCCATTATTATGGGGTGTATCTCGCAGATGGCGAACAACAAATGGATAACCAGACCTTCATCGATCATGCGATGCCTCATTGTCAATCCAATGAGTTGTACAAAGGGATCCTTTCGGACCGGGCCCGCGGCGTATTTAATGGCAAGGTGCTCGTAAGGCAGGACGCCCAGAAAACAAATGCCTTCCAGCAAAACAGCAGCTTGGTACTCTCTGCCGGTGCTGTTATGGACGCCAAGCCCCAATTGGAAATTTATGCAGACGATGTACGCTGCAGTCATGGTGCCACCATCGGCCACCTGGATGAAAGCGCTGTATTTTATCTCCGCAGCAGGGGTATTCCGGAGCCTCAGGCACGATTGTTACTCCAGCAGGCATTTGTCGGAGAGGTAATACACAACATGCATCTGGAATCTATGGTTGAATACGTCGATGAGCTCATCGCTACCAAACTGAATGCTTTGACCCCGGTCGAACAATAATAATTCAAATCCTATGGAAACCACCTCCAAGCCTGTCCATTTTGACGTTGAAAGCATTCGCCATCAGTTTCCCCTGCTTCAGGAGACCATGCATGGCAAGCCGCTGGTCTTCCTGGATAGTGCTGCCTCCAGTCAGAAGCCGGAAGTGGTATTGGAGAAGATCGATCACTATTACCGTCATCAGCATGCCAACGTCCACCGGGGCGTATACCGGTTGAGCCAGGAGGCGACCGATGCCTATGAGCATGGACGGCGGGTAGCACGGCAATTTCTGAATGCCTCCCTCGAAGAAGAGATCATTTTCGTCCGGGGGACTACCGAAGCCATCAACCTGGTTGCTGATACCTATGGCCGCCAACACCTCAAACCAGGTGATGAAGTGATCGTCTCCGGGCTGGAACACCATTCGAATATCGTGCCCTGGCAACTGGCCTGCACCCATTACGGCGCCAAACTGAAGGTTATCCCCGTTCTGGACAATGGTGCCCTGGATATGGAAGCTTTTCGGCAGCTGCTCGGGGACCGCACCAGAATGGTCGCGGTAGCGCATGTTTCCAATTCGCTGGGAACCATCAATCCCATCCGTGAGATCATTCACCTGGCCCATGAACGAAACATACCCGTATTGGTTGACGGTGCTCAGGCGGCGCCCCATCTAACCATTGACGTGCAGGCTCTGGATGCAGACTTTTATGCATTTTCCGGTCATAAAGTATACGGACCAACGGGTATTGGCATCCTCTACGGAAAGAAAAAATGGCTTCAGCAACTGCCTCCTTATCAGGGTGGTGGTGAAATGATCGCCCAGGTTACCTTTGGGCATACCACTTTCGCTGACCTACCTCATAAATTTGAAGCGGGCACGCCGGATATAGCCGGCGCGGTGGGACTCGGTGCAGCTCTGGAGTTCGTGATGCAAACCGGAAGGGAAGCCATCGCCAGCCATGAATCTGCACTGCTTGCCTACGCTACCGAACGCTTGTTAGCCATCCCGGGGCTGCGCATTTATGGGACGGCGCCGGAAAAAGCCAGTGTCATTTCATTCCTGCTGGAAAACGTCCACCCTTACGACACCGGTACGATCCTGGACCAGCTAGGCATCGCCGTACGGACGGGGCATCACTGTACCCAACCCCTGATGGATCGATTTGGCATCCCGGGAACAGTACGGGCCTCCTTTGGAGTTTACAACACCCCTGAAGACATCGACCGCCTGGTGGCCGGCGTCCGGAAAGCAGCCTCCATGCTGCAATAAATGGATAAGTCATGAGCATTGATCAAATTCAAGACGGGATCATCGCCGATTTTGCCTTTTTCTCCGACTGGATGGAGAAATATGAATACATTATCGAGCTGGGTAAAAACCTCCCGGTCATCGATGATCGATATAAAGACGAGGAACATCTGATCAAAGGGTGTCAGTCCCGGGTATGGCTCCACGCTGAGCTGAACGGGAATGTGGTTCGCTTTTCCGCGGACAGTGATGCGATCATCACCCGCGGCATCATTGCATTGCTTATCCAGGTCCTGTCCAATCAGTCTCCGGAGGCAATTGCCAACGCCGACCTCTACTTCATTGAAAAGATAGGCTTGAAGGAACACCTTTCTCCTACCCGGGCCAACGGGCTGCTGAGTATGGTAAAACAGATGAAATTGTATGGTCTGGCATTGACCACAAAGGTGAATGAGTAATGGACAAGGATCAAATACACGAACAAATCATAGCTGCCCTGAAAACGGTACATGACCCGGAGATTCCGGTGGACATCTACGAGCTCGGCCTCATCTACAACGTCGATATTGACGATTCGGGCAAAGTAGCCCTGGAGATGACCCTGACCACGCCGATGTGTCCGGTAGCCGAGTCACTCCCCCTACAGGTACAGGAAAAAGTATTGGAAGTACCCGGTGTTACGGATGTAGACCTCAGGGTCGTCTTTGATCCGCCCTGGGATAAAAGCCGGATGAGCGAAGAAGCTCGTCTGGTCCTGGACATGATTTAACGATCGCATATGAGAATCAACAAACAGGATGAATATGGCTTACGCATTCTGCTCCGCATCGCCCGTGCCGATGAGGTCCAGGGATTGACCATCGTCCAACTGAGTGCTCTGGAGAACATGTCCAAACCCTATGCGGGAAAAATTACCAGGATTTTACGGATTGCCGGATACATCCGCAGCACGCGGGGCCAAAAAGGTGGCTATGTGCTGGCCCGTCCTGCAGACACCATGTTGATCAAAGACGCCCTAATCGCTATGGGGAGTGATCTGTTTGCACCAGAATATTGTCAGGAGCACCGTCGAGGCGACATCAAACTTTGCACGCGGTCGGTTGACTGCTCGATGCGATCACTCTGGAAGATTTTACAAATATCCCTGGATGATGTACTTGACCGGCTCACCCTGGCAGACCTGATCGGGTCCGAAGAAGAAGGTGAAAGTCCGCTTAACCGGATCTTTGCACACCTTGTGGCCTGATTTCCGGTAAGTTTATTTATGGATTGTGTCCTTTTTGAAGGCAGGGTCATTTTCCGGCACTTCGTAGATCTTTTGTTTTTTGCCAAAAACAGATACGTTGACATACCGCTTTGGATTCAGGCGAAAGTCCTGCAACATCAAATCCAGGTTGCGCAAGGTCCGTTGCATTTCTACATAGACCTGGTCATCTTTAGCCAGCAACCCCAGGCTTCCTTCGCCCTTATTGATACCCTGCAGCAATCCATTTGCCGACGCCATGGTCGCCTGGGTAGTCGCTATCATCAGACGCAGGGAATCCAGGGTCAACCCAAGATTACCGGAAAGGCTTTGGATACTGGTACCGATGTCAGCAGACTGAATTTGTTGTGAAATGGTATCCAGGCGGCCCAGCATAGCACCGATGTGAGCATTGTTATCTTTGATATTTCCGGTGATGGAAGCCAGATTGGCAAAGGATGCCTGTAACGATTTTGACGAATTGGCCAGGATGACATTCAGGGAGTTCGTGATTTGATGCAGGTTTGCCATGGAAGCGGTGATGTCTTTCATAGTCTTGGCCAATGGATCATCGCCTCCTTCCAATGCAGAATTCTTCAGGGTATCCACAATGGCGCCGATTCCCATTTTCAACCGCTGCATGTATTCGGACAGATCATCCGGACTGAGGAGTGATTTGACCATCCCATAGGTCTCTCCTTGCAGATAATCGCCACTTTTGGCGCAGCATTCGCCGCCAAACTCCAGCACGATCACCCGTGTACCCAACGGACTCGGGGCCATCAGGCGTGCGATGGTACCCTTTGGCACCGGAATGTCTTTCCGCATATCGATGGTCACGATCACTGTATCCAGGTTATTGGGGTCAATATCCAGGGCTTGTACTGTTCCCACCTGAAATCCGTTTACCTGCACCGGATTAGACTCCCGCAGGCCATCGACATAGTGGTATTTGATGTAAAATACATTGGTACGCTGGAGGACATTCTTACCTAAAAGGAACTTATACCCCCAGATACTGAGTGCAATAGCTATGATGGCTAAGGCCCCAATACGTATCTCTTTCGAAAATTTCATGCGTATGATTAAAATCTAACGATCGTGTGCGGATCGGAAAGGCGAAG harbors:
- the sufD gene encoding Fe-S cluster assembly protein SufD, which translates into the protein MSTVLQDKQSTTKEWLEERFLETTAGSAPGHPFAQFRRAAFEQLQAMAFPTRRDEDWKYTSVNRILITPFKYGTLVPISTAELAGSQIPGLETIRVVFVNGIWDPSLSDLNHLPDSCTLEPVRQAMEDQTKKEWIEIQSGYTGGTAQNAFLPMNLALGNHGIYLHIPKNEAVERPIHFIYFNTPDDQPHFSHPQIFLHAERSSAVTIIEDHRALAGAGTSLTNAGVWVDVEANANVHHYRLQQHNPESYQIHNTLVHQDRDSVYNSYVVDLGGRIIRNNLSTELDESNTETHYYGVYLADGEQQMDNQTFIDHAMPHCQSNELYKGILSDRARGVFNGKVLVRQDAQKTNAFQQNSSLVLSAGAVMDAKPQLEIYADDVRCSHGATIGHLDESAVFYLRSRGIPEPQARLLLQQAFVGEVIHNMHLESMVEYVDELIATKLNALTPVEQ
- a CDS encoding acyltransferase family protein, with the protein product MLTERRHDIDWLRVIAIGLLLIYHIAIVFQPWAMFIGFIRSNEPLNGLWKPMSMLNVWRIPLLFFVSGMGVYFAMRKRNWKELVVERSRRILIPFLFGMVAIVPLHFLIFQSYYHLPSSYYAHPAHLWFLGNIAAYVLILLPLFYYLKKIEGSRFKHGIARYMGNPIGPLSISVFFILEILLVKPQTFELYAQTWHGFFLGILAFFFGFLFVYSGKFFWQTMLKWRWLYLGLAAALYIVRLLVFDLKSPGYLMSIESNGWIFAVFGFGYKYLNRPSAALSYLSQAAYPVYIIHMFVLYAAAMFILPLELPVMVKFLSIILITFAGCFIVYEFIIRRLGLLRPLFGLKWKNKNYGEAGIRIEAGTSYPGSIH
- the sufC gene encoding Fe-S cluster assembly ATPase SufC — encoded protein: MLHINDLKVSIEDKAILKGINLDIKPGEVHAIMGPNGSGKSTLANVLAGREEYEVTGGTVEFEGHDLLDMEVDERAHAGIFLAFQYPVEIPGVSTMTFLKSAINAQRTARGEAELSPMEMLKFLREKTKLLGMDESFLKRSLNEGFSGGEKKRNEMLQMALLEPKLAILDETDSGLDIDALKIVSDAVNQLRSPDRSFIIVTHYQRLLNYIVPDFVHVLYQGRIVKSGTKELALQLEDQGYDWIKAEAEAALAQ
- a CDS encoding 1-acyl-sn-glycerol-3-phosphate acyltransferase, whose translation is MGARKPLYPTSRAVRLLVYLVFTVFVRFYRIRKVMPLEVRNLKSPYLLLSNHVGHWDPFIIGHLLPRFTHFVSSDAAFKTRVTGFFLPRLGTIPIQKNVRDTRAVRAIAGVIRQGENVGLFPEAVRTWAGTTLPIDPSIGKLVKFLNVPVIVSVSRGMNLFNPRWSKKVRRTPVEIEYRLLLDGTRIDQLEPEAIHQAIVDALQHDEVDYQRKHRNKIHDNHRAEHISHTLFVCPSCHAIDPFISEGNDFHCSGCNYDLHINELGFFQPKGQGQIHFDNIRDWYDWQIGQMAAYVRRHLTSQNENPLFEDKQSYIYSDATGKSFQRLGQGDIRLYLDRIEMHLTGRDQPIILRIEEILTINPQVHEKLEIGYTGINYRCIGGRPGVSGLKWEVAVNVLWKEMGQWQKLSPYLEITER
- the sufB gene encoding Fe-S cluster assembly protein SufB: MSDSMQTLEQHTQSDYKYGFTSEIDTETLPKGLNEEVVRQISAKKNEPAFLTEWRLDAFRKWQQMTEPHWPKVTYPPIDYQDIIYYAAPKKKPVLNSLDEADPELVRTFERLGIPLEEQKILAGVAVDAVLDSVSVKTTYKEKLAELGIIFSSFSEAVQDHPELIKKYLGSVVSNQDNYFAALNAAVFSDGSFVFVPKGVRCPMELSTYFRINTANTGQFERTLIVAEEGSYVSYLEGCTAPMRDENQLHAAVVELIALDNAEIKYSTVQNWYPGDKEGKGGIYNFVTKRGLCAGVRSKISWTQVETGSSITWKYPSCILRGDNSIGEFYSVAVTNNYQQADTGTKMIHIGKNTRSTIISKGISAGRSNNSYRGLVKVGRNADNAHNFSQCDSLLMGDRCGAHTFPYLEIENNSARVEHEATTSKIGEDQLFYLQQRGLSEEDAINMIVNGYCKEVFNELPMEFAVEAQKLLAISLEGSVG
- a CDS encoding DUF1211 domain-containing protein, translating into MKTGRLEAFSDGVLAIVITIMVLELKVPEGSDFATLKPLIPKFLSYVLSFIYLGIYWNNHHHLFQAIQKVNGRVLWANLTLLFALSIIPFTTAWMGENHFDKNPVALYGINLLFCAIAFLILEKSAIKHEGAESTIGQALKNKSKEIISVVTYLVGLGVSFIYPKVSIICYAAVAIIWLIPDSRIEKQLK
- a CDS encoding ankyrin repeat domain-containing protein, which produces MKTLQNNALKALLILITVAFLLPACSQSNVSNPQNSITAPDMDMNTAVLYNNLEVIRQHIEAGTNINAKEPFSGSTPLITAATFGKTEIAKLLIDAGADLSITNNDGSTPLHAAAFFCRTEIVQMLIDAHADQTLRNNFGATPRETVIAAFSEIKPVYEMMQQQLAPMGLQLDMQQLEKARPVIAMMLQ
- a CDS encoding pirin family protein → MKTIFHQASSRGHANHGWLDTYHTFSFADYYDPNRMHFGVLRVLNDDTVKGGMGFGRHPHNNMEIISIPLSGVLAHGDSMGNTGIIRKGEVQVMSAGTGILHSEKNASHTEEVQFLQIWIFPREQNLEPRYDQISLAGLEKPNDFQQIVSPDKEDDGAWIHQDAWFFIATMDRELSKTYTLKKEGNGVYIFVLEGKIIVGDQVLERRDGLGLTDLKSFDLSTLTKAEVLIMEVPMKLPG